One genomic window of Salvia miltiorrhiza cultivar Shanhuang (shh) chromosome 4, IMPLAD_Smil_shh, whole genome shotgun sequence includes the following:
- the LOC131020350 gene encoding UDP-glycosyltransferase 83A1-like has product MNENMERPKEVGHILVVSSPLQGHATPLFKLSHRMAKLGMKVTFLTMGLPEAEAGADAESAEWNEGMRIISLHSGLQVGGGWEDQKKLHGRIHTVIPSYMEELLTKKTQSISGVIVDSALAWMLAIPKKMGLKTAVFWCSNAGCLALGFKIPHLLQSKYIDQDGSPLKEERIKLLADMPEMRESDLMWYFPTDKEIQKSMFHAIKGIVHHMAQADWIIGNWFHRLDPDATTVTPNVLPLGPILASADAAASSAQTLRAEDSSCLDWLDAQPPRSVVYVAFGSTARFSRRQLDELEAALEMSGRRFLWVAWSGLTEGPEPAYSEEFAGRVGDRGRMVEWAPQEAVLGHAATACFVTHCGWNSFTESLSNGVPVVCWPYFGDQMYTQRCACEGWKVGLRLEADEGGVVRRDEIRRRVEEIMEDQIVKENAMSFMGMGRQSIAKGGSSSNNLDYLLKQMNYPRIYSLYQ; this is encoded by the exons atgaatgaaaatatgGAAAGGCCAAAGGAAGTAGGGCACATTCTGGTGGTGTCCTCCCCTCTGCAAGGGCATGCAACACCCCTCTTCAAACTCTCACACAGAATGGCGAAACTGGGCATGAAGGTGACCTTCCTGACAATGGGTCTGCCAGAGGCAGAGGCAGGCGCTGACGCAGAAAGCGCGGAGTGGAATGAAGGGATGCGCATCATCTCACTTCACAGCGGCCTCCAAGTGGGAGGCGGCTGGGAAGATCAGAAGAAGCTGCACGGCAGAATCCACACAGTCATACCCTCATACATGGAGGAACTCCTCACGAAGAAAACGCAGAGCATAAGCGGCGTCATTGTGGATTCAGCCTTGGCCTGGATGCTCGCAATACCTAAGAAGATGGGCCTCAAGACTGCCGTATTTTGGTGCTCCAACGCCGGATGCTTGGCGCTAGGGTTTAAGATCCCGCACCTTCTCCAATCTAAATACATCGATCAAGATg GGAGTCCACTGAAGGAGGAAAGAATCAAGCTACTAGCAGACATGCCGGAGATGAGAGAGAGCGATCTGATGTGGTATTTCCCAACCGACAAGGAGATACAGAAGTCGATGTTCCACGCCATCAAAGGCATCGTCCACCACATGGCCCAAGCCGATTGGATCATCGGCAACTGGTTCCACCGCCTCGATCCCGACGCCACCACCGTAACCCCAAACGTCCTCCCCCTCGGCCCCATCCTCGCCTCCGCCGACGCCGCCGCCAGCTCCGCCCAGACTCTCCGCGCCGAGGACTCCAGCTGCCTCGACTGGCTCGACGCGCAGCCGCCGAGATCCGTGGTCTACGTGGCGTTCGGCAGCACGGCCAGGTTCAGCCGCCGCCAGCTGGACGAGCTGGAGGCGGCGCTGGAGATGTCGGGGCGGCGGTTCCTGTGGGTGGCGTGGTCGGGGCTGACGGAGGGGCCGGAGCCGGCGTACAGCGAGGAATTCGCCGGGAGGGTGGGGGATCGGGGGAGGATGGTGGAGTGGGCGCCGCAGGAGGCGGTGCTGGGGCACGCGGCGACGGCGTGCTTCGTGACGCACTGCGGGTGGAACTCGTTCACGGAGAGCTTGAGCAATGGCGTGCCGGTGGTGTGCTGGCCGTATTTCGGGGATCAGATGTATACGCAGAGGTGCGCGTGCGAGGGGTGGAAGGTGGGGCTGAGATTGGAGGCGGATGAGGGCGGGGTTGTGAGGAGGGATGAGATTAGGCGGAGGGTGGAGGAGATTATGGAAGATCAGATCGTCAAGGAGAATGCCATGAGCTTTATGGGAATGGGGAGACAAAGCATCGCCAAAGGAGGCTCGTCTTCCAACAACTTGGACTATCTGCTCAAACAAATGAACTATCCACGTATATACTCACTCTATCAATAA
- the LOC131023575 gene encoding uncharacterized protein LOC131023575 — MGISLRLRLVRAIDSFRISAPAPPELVDFTVKEALLPGTCSWNVQLLQFLVGEYDLKAIVNIPVLPEAGPDKLVWHFSNHGHYTVKSAYHLASSVTLDDSYKVEGQWGKLWKSDVPPKNLWHVFLFCPFAEDCWRASHLQAFISNIISGSDSFVMALFLIIGSSNEDVKTKVCMLFWQIWKERNAVVWNESNLVPSSSMVAAVVTCADWKLARSVAAHLSARQQPTAPCLGWHAIPADSVRCNVDAAFFEQDQTMEIGIVVRDNTGSFVAGKTMKMPGGRSVEEGELIGIKEALSWLKDLGHMKGIVESDSKRACEVISSGEKNILEIGAIASFCRREIRLFSDISIIHIKR; from the exons ATGGGAATTTCCTTACGGCTAAGATTG GTGCGAGCTATTGACTCTTTTCGGATTTCTGCTCCTGCTCCCCCAGAGCTTGTGGACTTCACTGTTAAGGAAGCTCTTCTTCCAGGTACCTGCTCTTGGAATGTCCAGTTGCTTCAGTTTCTTGTTGGTGAATATGACCTCAAAGCTATTGTTAACATTCCAGTGCTTCCTGAAGCGGGCCCGGACAAACTTGTTTGGCACTTTTCTAATCATGggcattacactgtcaaatcaGCCTACCATCTTGCTAGCTCTGTCACTCTTGACGATTCCTATAAGGTTGAAGGTCAGTGGGGAAAATTATGGAAGAGTGATGTTCCGCCGAAG AATCTTTGGCATGTGTTTCTGTTTTGCCCGTTCGCCGAAGATTGTTGGAGAGCTAGTCATTTGCAGGCGTTTATTTCCAATATTATCAGCGGGAGCGACTCGTTTGTTATGGCCCTCTTCCTTATTATTGGCAGCTCGAATGAAGATGTTAAAACTAAAGTTTGCATGCTCTTTTGGCAAATTTGGAAAGAAAGAAATGCTGTGGTTTGGAATGAGAGCAACCTGGTACCGTCGTCCTCCATGGTGGCTGCGGTTGTTACGTGTGCAGATTGGAAATTGGCGAGATCTGTGGCTGCTCATCTCAGTGCTCGACAGCAGCCAACAGCTCCATGCCTGGGTTGGCATGCTATTCCGGCTGATTCCGTGAGATGTAATGTTGACGCGGCGTTCTTTGAGCAGGACCAAACGATGGAAATTGGTATTGTTGTCCGTGATAATACTGGGAGCTTTGTGGCTGGTAAAACTATGAAGATGCCGGGAGGTAGAAGTGTCGAGGAAGGTGAATTGATTGGCATTAAAGAAGCTCTTTCTTGGCTCAAGGATCTTGGGCACATGAAAGGAATTGTGGAGTCCGATAGCAAGCGGGCGTGCGAAGTTATTAGTTCAGGTGAGAAGAACATTTTAGAGATTGGTGCGATTGCCTCTTTCTGCCGTAGGGAAATAAGGCTGTTTTCGGACATTAGTATCATTCATATCAAGCGATAA
- the LOC131020351 gene encoding uncharacterized protein LOC131020351, which produces MRDVLRATWLQLCKLMKFSPPARTSLREKAIAVAGRVTTAKDRESSKVSCPVCWDVMKASENADLRMTLAIHLSLWHPDDVKLQWDFMQRKKESSVHFPSLIIGVGVAVGFGALVAISAKNRTQKLHVK; this is translated from the exons ATGAGGGATGTTCTGCGAGCAACATGGTTGCAGTTGTGTAAATTGATGAAG TTTTCTCCCCCTGCTCGTACATCTTTGAGGGAAAAAGCTATAGCAGTAGCAGGGAGAGTCACTACAGCTAAGGATAGAGAAAGTTCAAAGGTTTCTTGTCCGGTATGTTGGGATGTGATGAAGGCATCAGAAAACGCTGATCTAAGAATGACACTGGCAATACATCTAAGTTTATGGCACCCTGATGATGTTAAGTTGCAGTGGGATTTTATGCAGAGGAAAAAAGAATCAAGTGTTCATTTCCCGTCTTTAATTATCGGAGTTGGTGTGGCTGTTGGATTTGGAGCTCTTGTGGCCATTTCAGCCAAAAACCGGACCCAAAAACTGCATGTCAAATAG
- the LOC131020354 gene encoding uncharacterized protein LOC131020354 has translation MEAQTSPYQTRSHSQNIAPPSSPFPSPSQSSSVARLWRPAAQRNLRNQWSKLNSLLHDWRSAVSAGRSHATAIVNSYLSQKYMDGMEFGVLSDMANIRKKAFNKLFRQQELDRGKLLKSYRDMVGVLTDMVKICKSMRCYLRGTSNSPLAQFSFSSEDGSDSGDCGGIPVFTFCSIASFEALALEIARMFISELNLKRLLVVEFLSIYDEKVAEAMGLQWSDELYEGEFDDLATLNLYSAETQKPNLPSLRHCNSSTSNMQSKRQQDSNVLQIYITTWLAEVNIDKCRVEEIFGIAGGEMHVDFLEISG, from the exons ATGGAGGCTCAGACTTCGCCCTATCAAACCCGTTCACATAGTCAAAACATCGCGCCGCCGTCGTCTCCGTTTCCGTCTCCGTCACAGTCATCATCGGTGGCGCGACTCTGGAGACCAGCTGCTCAACGAAACCTGAGGAACCAGTGGTCGAAGCTCAATTCTCTCCTCCATGATTGGCGCTCTGCCGTCTCTGCCGGCCGCTCTCACGCCACCGCAATTGTCAACTCCTATCTCTCTCAGAA GTATATGGACGGAATGGAGTTTGGTGTTTTGAGTGACATGGCTAATATTCGAAAGAAAGCTTTCAACAAGTTGTTCAGACAGCAG GAGCTTGATAGAGGCAAACTATTGAAATCTTACAGAGATATG GTTGGAGTTCTGACTGATATGGTTAAGATATGTAAATCTATGAGGTGTTATTTAAGAGGGACAAGCAATAGTCCACTGGCTCAGTTTTCTTTCTCTTCTGAAGATGGCAGTGACAGCGGTGACTGTGGTGGAATCCCTGTTTTTACATTTTGTTCAATTGCTTCTTTTG AAGCGTTAGCATTAGAGATTGCCCGAATGTTCATATCAGAGTTGAATTTGAAG CGGTTGCTTGTAGTAGAATTCCTGTCCATCTATGATGAAAAAGTGGCCGAAGCCATGGGATTGCAATGGTCTGACGAACTCTATGAGGGAGAATTTGATGATTTGGCTACATTGAACTTGTACTCAGCAGAAACTCAGAAACCAAATCTTCCATCACTTAGACATTGCAACTCTAGTACTTCAAACATGCAATCCAAACGGCAGCAAGATAGCAATGTTTTACAG ATTTACATAACAACCTGGTTGGCAGAGGTGAACATAGATAAATGCAG GGTGGAGGAGATATTTGGTATCGCAGGAGGGGAAATGCATGTCGACTTTCTTGAAATATCTGGTTGA
- the LOC131020349 gene encoding UDP-glycosyltransferase 83A1-like: MCGKMGATKGKRGHVLAVPFPAQGHVTPLLKFSRLIASHGVKLTFVNTHFIHNKLAAATNSHAPQLGVVLASISDGLPDDDDRSDAFKLWESLNSTMAGHLTELIEKINASNCDEKISCIIADVTLEWILELARDFGAQSFGFTPASAASLAMVLQIPNLIHQGNLDLNGTLKGIESVRLTDEIPAWRKDEFAWSFPIDLKTQKIMLECCLCGEKSARFRSTWLLCNTFYELESSACDLSPKLLPIGPLLDSQCRANCSSFYVEDTSCLRWLDEKAVASVIYVSFGSLAVLSHHQLQELALGLELSGRPFLWVVRSNLTNDGSRVEYPEGFLGRVCSGGLGKIVEWAPQERVLSHPSVGCFLSHCGWNSTLEGLAAALPFLCWPYFADQYHNQSYVCDKWKIGLRIEQDENGIRGRDEIKKKIEIVVGDDDIKANALRLKEMATMSVAQEGSSFLNFQRFIDHLIME, translated from the exons ATGTGTGGTAAAATGGGAGCGACAAAGGGCAAGAGAGGTCATGTCTTGGCAGTACCATTCCCAGCTCAAGGCCACGTGACGCCCTTACTCAAATTCTCCCGCCTCATTGCCTCTCACGGTGTCAAGCTCACTTTCGTCAACACACATTTCATACACAACAAATTAGCAGCAGCAACGAATTCCCACGCTCCTCAACTTGGCGTCGTGCTCGCTTCCATCTCCGACGGGCTGCCCGACGACGACGACCGAAGCGACGCTTTCAAGCTGTGGGAGAGCCTCAACAGCACGATGGCCGGCCACCTCACCGAGCTGATTGAGAAGATCAACGCTTCAAATTGCGATGAGAAGATCAGCTGCATCATCGCCGACGTCACGCTTGAATGGATTTTGGAGCTCGCTCGAGATTTCGGAGCTCAATCTTTCGGTTTTACCCCTGCCTCTGCCGCTTCCTTGGCTATGGTTCTTCAAATCCCCAATCTCATTCACCAAGGAAATCTTGATCTCAATG GAACTCTGAAAGGGATTGAGAGTGTGAGGCTGACAGATGAAATACCCGCTTGGAGAAAAGATGAATTCGCTTGGAGCTTTCCTATTGACTTGAAAACTCAGAAAATCATGTTAGAATGCTGTCTTTGTGGGGAGAAATCCGCCAGATTTCGATCCACTTGGCTGCTCTGCAATACATTCTACGAACTCGAGTCCTCAGCTTGTGATTTGAGCCCTAAATTGTTGCCTATTGGGCCATTGCTGGACTCCCAATGTAGGGCAAATTGTAGCAGCTTTTATGTTGAAGATACGTCATGTTTAAGGTGGTTGGACGAGAAAGCAGTTGCCTCGGTGATCTATGTTTCTTTTGGGAGCTTGGCTGTTTTGTCCCACCACCAACTACAAGAGCTAGCGTTAGGGCTTGAGCTATCGGGTCGGCCCTTTTTGTGGGTCGTGAGGTCTAATCTCACCAATGACGGGTCACGGGTTGAGTACCCGGAGGGTTTCTTGGGGAGGGTGTGCAGTGGTGGGCTAGGGAAAATTGTCGAATGGGCGCCTCAAGAAAGGGTTTTGTCTCATCCCAGTGTTGGGTGTTTTTTGTCGCACTGTGGGTGGAACTCGACTTTGGAGGGCTTGGCTGCGGCCCTGCCCTTCTTGTGCTGGCCGTATTTTGCGGATCAGTACCACAACCAGAGCTACGTTTGTGACAAGTGGAAGATTGGATTGAGAATTGAGCAAGATGAGAATGGGATTAGGGGTCGGGATGAAATCAAGAAGAAAATTGAAATAGTGGTTGGTGATGATGATATCAAAGCAAATGCATTGAGGTTGAAGGAGATGGCTACAATGAGTGTTGCTCAAGAGGGATCCtcttttctgaattttcagagATTCATTGATCATCTTATTATGGAATAA